The genomic stretch GAGTCGTAGTGTGTGCCCATCCCTCCCTCCGGCCGCTTCCGGCGACTACGGCGAGTGTCGGGACGGCCACTTACCCCGCGCTTACCTCTTGCCCCGCCCCCGGCTCGCGGGCCGCGGCCAGGAGACGCTCCGGCGGCCACCACTCGCAGGCGCGCAGGGTCTCCCGCCACCGTTCCTCGCCGGTGGCCGCGCAGACCCGCCTGGTCAGCGCCTCGGTCCTCCGGTCAAAGGGCACCGGGCGGCGACGTCCCAGCCGCCCCTGCCAGGTGCGCGCGGCGGCCAGCAGCCGCGCCGCGTGGGTCCAGTGCCCCCGCTCGGCGGCCACGCCCGCCAGGCCCTCCAGGCAGAGGTCCGCGCCCTTGTCCGCCCCCGCCTGCTCGTACCCGGACAGCGCGGACCGGAAGTGCGCCCCCGCCTCCGCCGGTCTCCCGAGGGCCAGCGCGGCCAGGCCCCGCACCCGCTCGCAGATGGCCTCGCCCCACACGTCCCCAAGCTCACGGTTGAGCGAGAGAGCCGTCTCCGCCAGGGTCCAGGCCTGCTCCGGGTCGCCCAGGTCCAGCACGACCTCGGCCAGGCAGCCGTACGTCGAGGCCAGGTTGCGGGTGTCGCCCAACGTCTGGAAGCGCGCGGCCGCCTCGCGGAACAGGGGTTCGGCCCCCGCCGAGTCACCGCTCAGCCAGAGGGCGCGGGCGAGCTGCATGGTGGTGTTGGCCTCCTGCCAGGGCTCCCCCAGCACCCGGAAGAGGGCGAGGGCCTCGCGGGCGCGCGCCGTCATCTCCTCGTACTGCCCCTCATCGCCCGCCAGCACCGCGAGGTTGTTCAGGCTCTTCGCCATTCCCAGGACATCGCCCAGCGTGCGGCGCAGGGCGAGGCTGGCCTCGTGGTATGCGCGGGCCTGGGCGGGGCGGTCGCTGTCCCGCGCGAGGTTCCCCGCCGCGTTGAGGGCCAGCGCCCGCAGGGGCGGGGGGGCGTCCGTCGCCCGGGCCAGGGCTTCCTCCAGCCAGCGCAGCCCCTCCCCGAAGTGGTTGCGGATCTCCCAGAAGCGCCACAGGGCCACGGCCAGCCGCAGGCCCGGCTCGGCCCCCTGATCCACCGTGGCCGCGAAACGCAGGGCGGCGCGCAGGTTGTCGTGCTCGCGCCCGAACAGGTCAAGCCACCGTTTCTGCCGGGGGCCGTACAGCTCGGCGCCCGCTCCCTCGGCGAGGGCCAGGAAGAAGCGCAGGTGCCGCTCGCGGACGGCCTGGCCCTCCCCGCTGGCCTCCAGCCGCCGCGCCGCGTACTGCCGCACCGGTTCCAGAAAACGGTAGCGCCCGCCTTCCGCGCCCGGCTGCGCCTCCACCAGCGACTTGTCCACCAGGCCCGGCAGCACGTCCAGCAGGTCCCCCGGCGCGTCCCCGCACACGCCCTCGGCGGCCTCCAGCGTCCAGCCGCCCGCGAAGACCGCCAGCCGCCGGAAGACGACCTGCTCGCGGGAGGAGAGCCGGTCGTGGCTCCAGTCCAGGGCCGCCTCCAGGGTGCGGTGTTCGGGCCGGGCGTCGCGCGCGCCGCGCACGAGCAGGCGCAGGCTGTCCTCCAGCCGCGCGGCGATGGCCTCCAGGGGCAGCAGGCCGACGTGCGCGGCGGCGAGTTCCAGCGCCAGGGGCAGCCCGTCGAGCTGCCGGACGATCTGGCCGACCGCCCCGGCGTTGCCCTCCCCGACCTCGAAGTGTGGGGCGGCGCGCCGGGCGCGGTCCCGGAACAGGGCCACGGCGTCCAGCGCGCGGAGGTCAGCCAGGCTGCCGGTCTTCCCCTCGGGCACGGGCAGCGGGGCCAGCCGCCACGCGACCTCGCCGGAGACGTGGAGCGGCTCCCGGCTCGTCGCCAGGACGGTGAGCGCCGGGCAGCGCGCGAGCAGGGTGGCGACGAGATCGGCGCACGCCCCCACCACATGCTCGCAGTTGTCGAGGAGCAGCAGGGTCGGGCGGTCGTCCAGGTGGGCGCCCACCGCCCCCACCGGGTCCTGCCCGGGGCGCAGGGTCACGCCCAGCGCCGAGACCACGGTGCCCACCAGCTCCGTCTCCGTGGAGGGGGCAAGCGGGACCCACCACGCGCCGCCCGCGAACGCCCCGGCTACACCCCGCGTGAGTTCGAGGCCCAGGCGGGTCTTGCCCACGCCGCCCGGACCCGTCAGCGTCAGCAGCCGGGTGACGCCCAGGAGCTGCGCCAGCTCGCCCAGTTCGCGGGTCCGTCCCAGGAAGGGGGTGGCGGGCACCGGGAGCGCGGAGGGGACCGCCGCTGGGCTGGGGGAGGCCGCGGGCGACCGCGCGGTGAGCAGGTCCTCGTACAGCGCCCGCGCCTCGGGTCCCGGCTCGATGTCGAGCGCGTCCCGCAGGGCGCCGCGCAGCACGTGGTACTGCCGCAGCGCCTCGACGGGCC from Deinococcus aerius encodes the following:
- a CDS encoding BTAD domain-containing putative transcriptional regulator, with product MDGPALRIRLLGQFQVCADGREIAPGEWRRRKAANLVKLLALSPGQRRHREQVLDALWPEHDLDAGLNNLHRTLHVARRVLTPDLAPGAPSPFLRFRGEVLCLDERGEAWVDVDAFTAALTAAARRPDPALYREAAALYRGDLLPDDPYEDWAMARRDELRARHVEGLVALAALLEDAGDPAGAARALERATASEPAGEGAHLALMRLHVRQGRPVEALRQYHVLRGALRDALDIEPGPEARALYEDLLTARSPAASPSPAAVPSALPVPATPFLGRTRELGELAQLLGVTRLLTLTGPGGVGKTRLGLELTRGVAGAFAGGAWWVPLAPSTETELVGTVVSALGVTLRPGQDPVGAVGAHLDDRPTLLLLDNCEHVVGACADLVATLLARCPALTVLATSREPLHVSGEVAWRLAPLPVPEGKTGSLADLRALDAVALFRDRARRAAPHFEVGEGNAGAVGQIVRQLDGLPLALELAAAHVGLLPLEAIAARLEDSLRLLVRGARDARPEHRTLEAALDWSHDRLSSREQVVFRRLAVFAGGWTLEAAEGVCGDAPGDLLDVLPGLVDKSLVEAQPGAEGGRYRFLEPVRQYAARRLEASGEGQAVRERHLRFFLALAEGAGAELYGPRQKRWLDLFGREHDNLRAALRFAATVDQGAEPGLRLAVALWRFWEIRNHFGEGLRWLEEALARATDAPPPLRALALNAAGNLARDSDRPAQARAYHEASLALRRTLGDVLGMAKSLNNLAVLAGDEGQYEEMTARAREALALFRVLGEPWQEANTTMQLARALWLSGDSAGAEPLFREAAARFQTLGDTRNLASTYGCLAEVVLDLGDPEQAWTLAETALSLNRELGDVWGEAICERVRGLAALALGRPAEAGAHFRSALSGYEQAGADKGADLCLEGLAGVAAERGHWTHAARLLAAARTWQGRLGRRRPVPFDRRTEALTRRVCAATGEERWRETLRACEWWPPERLLAAAREPGAGQEVSAG